The Maridesulfovibrio salexigens DSM 2638 region TCCAGCCCTGTTCGATGACATCGGCATACTCACCGACTCCCTTGGCTGCATTTTCGAAATGACGAATATTGACCGCAGCGAGAGCCTTCATAGTTTTGACCACCGAAAGCAGATCACCCGTGGTCGCAATCTTTTTGCGGACAGCCTCAAGCTGCTGCATGCGCCTCTCTCCATTTCTGCATATGATGAGTTACTGTCTTCTCAAGCTCATCCCAGATTTCATCCTTAGTGTCTGCCTGTACCAGACGTTCCATAGGTTCGAAACTTTCCTCCATTCTAGACAGCAAAAACTCCTGCACTTCAGCAATCTGCTCCAATGGCACATCATCCAGAAGACCAAGCGATACAGTCCAGAGGATAACAACCTGTTGCGCTGCACTAAGCGGTGAAAATCTATCCTGCTTAAGCAGCTCACGCACCCGAAGACCATGTTCAATTCGATTGCGGGTATCCTGATCTAATCTTGTACCGAACCTTGCAAATGCCTCCAGTTCCTGAAACTGGGAATAAGTCAGACGCAAGTCACCGGAGACCTTGCGGTATGCCTTCGGCTGTGCACGACCGCCCACACGGGAAACAGACTTACCCACATCAATTGCCGGGAGCATTCCCTTCTGAAACAGCACCGGAGAAAGGTAAATCTGTCCGTCAGTGATGGAGATAAGGTTTGTTGGAATGTAGGCCGAAATATTCTGAGCCTCGGTTTCTACGATAGGTAACGCGGTGAGCGTACCGCCACCATGTTCCGGCTTGAGCCTTGTGGAGCGCTCCAAGAGCCTTGAATGGATATAAAAAATATCGCCCGGAAAAGCTTCACGGCCCGGAGGACGGCGCATAAGCAAACTAAGCTGGCGGTAAGCCTGTGCATGGCGGGTCAGATCATCATATATAATAAGTACATCCTTACCCTGTTCCATGAAATACTCAGCCATACTTGTAGCTGCATATGGCGCAATATACTGCATTCCTGAAGGTGCATCGCCCTCAACCACAACAACAAAAGTATAGGCCATTGCCCCATGATTACGCAGGGTATCAATAACACGTGCCACGGAAGTACTGCGCTGACCGATAGCACAATATACGCAAACCACATCTCCCTTTTTCTGATTCAGGATAATGTCGAGAGCAATGGCGGTTTTCCCTGTCTGGCGGTCACCGAGAATCAACTCTCGCTGCCCGCGCCCGATGGGGATCAATGTATCAATGACCTTGATACCGCTCGCCATAGGAGTATCAACTGGTGCTCGCATTAGGATGGGAGGAGCTTCAGATTCCACCACACGGGTTTCGAAAGTTTCCGGTGCCGGACCTCCATCAAGAGGATTACCCAGCGGATCAACAATGCGTCCGATCAGCGCATCTCCTACCGGAACACTCAGAACCGTACCGGAAGGAACGGCCTCATCCCCGGCCCTAAGTCCCGTGTTTGCGCCCAGCAGTGCAATACCAATGGAATCAGGCAGCAGATCAAGAGCCATACCCGGAACATCATTGCCAAGTGTAATCAGCTCTTCCGAACGCACTGACCCAAGCCCCTGCACCTGCGCTACACCTCGAGCAACAGACAGAACACGGCCCACTTCACGCGAATCTGGGCTGTATTCCATATTCTCGCGGCCCTTTTCATGGGCATTCAAGGCCTGATCTATATTTTTTTCTAGGAAACCCATTTTGTTTGCCTCCGGCGGCTCTCCGAGGGCTTAAACCCTTTTGAAAAAAGGTTTAAGAATCCCAAAACTTTTTAACAAGGCTTCGCCACTTCGTCCGATTAATCCTGCGGGCATTTAGCTGTTGATTTCAGTTAAAATTTTATTTTCGAGTTCAGTCACGTACGAACTTAGATTCCACTCCCATTTACGGTCTCCGGCTATCAATTCAATGCCGAGTCCCAATCTGGGATCTGTTGTAAAGATTCGTTCGTTCTTGGACGGGAACAATTCATCCAGTAATTTCTTAAGATTCTGTTCTTGCAACTCAGTATGTTCAAACCCGGTACGGATCAGAATTTCAGAATTGCCACAATCCACGCCACGGGCCTCATCATCTATACGTTGCATAAAGCCGCTTAAGATCAACTGCTCCAGATCACTTCCTGAAAGGTCCTGCACTATCCGTGCGGCTGTAGCAGAAACTTCATGGATAAGCTTTTTACGCAAATTAAGCGCAACGCTTTCCTTTTCCCGCTCAAGCGCAGCCAGCCATTCCCTGCGCATGGTTTCGACCTCACCCCGAGCGGAATCCATGGCCTGCTCACGCAACCTTTCCGCCTCAGCATGAATTTCAGCCATAACCTCGGCCTCACGGTTATCAAGGTCCTCGCGTTTACGGCGAAGTTCCATGTTCAGGCTTTGAGATTCAGCCCTAGCTTCCCGCAAGGCAAGAGTTTCCTGCGCAACATGTTCCTTCCGTTCCTGCATGGCGCCGACAATCGGTTTGTAGAGAAACAACCTGAGCAACGCTATGAGCACGAAGAAATTCAGAACCTGCGCAAAGATCGTAAACCAATCCAACAGCATTATCAGCCTCCGGCCTTTTCAAGAAAATAAGACCAGAACGGATTTGCAAAGAGCAGAATCATGGCCAGCACAAAGCAATAAATAGCCGTAGATTCGACCATTGCCATCCCTACAAAAAGGAACTTAACAATGGTATTCGTCTCATCCGGCTGCTGGGCAATGGAACTTAGCGCCCGCGAGAGAGCCATACCCTCGCCGATAGCAGGCCCGATAGCCCCGATGCCCATGCAAAGCCCTGCCGCAATAATCGACCCAAAAGCAATCCAACCAAGAGTTTCCATCAAAACCCCCTTTTGATTATTTATCCATGCACTTCAAGACCCGCGGCAATGAACACCGCCGCAAGTACCGTAAAAATATAAGCCTGCACCACTCCGATGAGCAGTCCAAGCATCTGCATGATTACAGGCACAAAAAGCGGCATAATCACCAGCAAAATCGCACCCATCATGGTTCCGCTAAGTATATTCCCGAAAAGACGCACCGCTAAGGCAAAAGTCCTACTGACCTCACCGATTATGTTAAATGGCAGCATGAACGGTGAGGGTTGCACGTAACTTTTAAGATAGTTGAACAAACCGTTCTCCTTTATTCCATAATAGGGAACAGCGAAAAATACGATCAAGCTGAAGGCTGTAGTCGTTGAAAGCGACCCTGTTGGCGGCTTGAACCCCGGCACTGCGGAAAGCAGGTTAGAAACGAGAATGAAGATAAACAGGGTTCCAAGCAGCGGTAGAAACTTCTCCGGCTGTTGGTTGGTAGCATCTTTGATCTGGGAAAGCAGTCCAGCCACCAACACTTCCAACAGATTCTGCTGGGAAGAAATCGTAGCTGAAGACGTGACCTTACGGGTAACAAACCATGAAAATCCCGCAAGCAGGACCATAACCAGCCATGTATAAACTATGGTGGCATTCAGCTTAAAAAATCCAAAGCTGAAATAAATGATATGGTCCGGGCTTATTTCCATTCAGTCCTCTTCATTTTAACAACATCCAACATGCCCATTCCGCACTGATTGGCCAGCAAGTAGGTCCGCAATAGATAGAAGCCCAAAAATGAAGATACAAAGGGTCCTCCTCCGTAACTCATAACTTGGGCAAAACCCCAAAGGGTAATTCCATATCGCCCCAGATAGCTGGACCAGAAAAACATTCTCGGCCTTTCACAGCGAGGCAGCATACGTACAGTCAGCCAGAGCCCGCCAAAATGGATGGCGGATAAAAGCAAGCCGATACCAAAGGCAGCGACAGTTATCATTATACTACTGATGATCATCCTCTACGTCCTTCGATTTGATGTCCTGCTGTTCCCAGTCGTCACGTTCTTTGATTATCTTATTCTTCTCACGATTCATCCAAATTCCGGCAAACAGACAGCCAATACCCAACCCGGCACCGAGCATAGCCATTGTCCAATTAACTTTACCGGGCCAACGGCTATCCAGCCAAACTCCGAGCAGGCTACCCAGCACCACAGGTAAAGCCACCAGCCAACCTACAGCGCCCATAGCACCAAAAGCAGACCAAGCCCCGACAGTACCTTTCTGCCCCGCACGGATTTTGCGTTGCTCCTTACTGCCTACAGTCCGGCCGAACCCGTCCGGTTTGCGTTCATCTGGCTCACGCTTGATCATGTAGTCTCCACTTCAATAAGGGTACGCACAAAGCCGGCCTCAAGTTTGGCAACAGCACTGCGTGCAGACTTCTCCGCCTCGGAAGCCTCATCCTGCATGCGCAAGACCTCGGCTTCCAGTTCACCAAGTTCCCCGGCAACAGCAGCCCGTGAAGAAACTCGCACTGAATCGCCCTTCTTGACCAACACACCGCCATTCACTGCCAGATGGTGCGCTTGCCCTTCCACCTCGTAAGTAAGAATACCAGGAGCAAGTGCCGAAGCAGTATCGATATGATTAGGCAGCAGACAAAATCCGCCCTTGGTACTTTCAGCCAAGACCTTATCTACCAGACGGTCCAAAAACAGACCTGCGGGGATCAGGATCTTCAGCCTCATTTGCCTACCTCCTCAATCGAACCGATCATATAGAAATCACGCTCAGAAGCATCAGGAAATTCGTCATTCAATATCCGCTCGCAGCCGAGGACCGTATCCTCAAGGGATACAATCCGCCCATCCATACCCGTAAAATGCTTAGTTGTATTGAAAGGCTGAGTCATGAAACGTTCCAGCCTGCGCGCACGGGAAACAATCTTACGGTCTTCACGGGAAAGCTCCTCAAGACCAAGCATAGCAATAATATCTTTAAGGTCCTCGTATTGGGCAAGAGTTCTCCGAACCTCGCGGGCTACATCATAATGACGCTGCCCCACAATTGCAGGGGAAAGCATCATGGACCGTGACTCAAGCGGATCAACAGCAGGATAAAACCCTTCCCCGGCACGCTTGCGGGAGAGGACAATGGAAGACGAAAGATGTGAAAATGTGTGTGTTGCCGCCGGATCAGTCAAATCATCGGCAGGAACATATACGGCCTGAATCGAGGTAATGGCCCCGGAGCTGCTGGATGAAATGCGCTCCTGCAATTCCGCAAGATCAGAACCAAGCGTAGGCTGATATCCCATTCGCGATGGCAAACGGCCCAGCAACCCGGAAAGCTCCATTCCGGCCTGAATGAAACGAAAAATATTGTCGATGAGCAAAAGAACATCCTTACCCTGATCATCCCGAAAATACTCGGCAATGGTCATGGCCGTATGTCCTGTTCGAAAACGCGCGCCCGGAGGTTCATTCATCTGACCGAATACCATGACCGTATTATCAAGCACGCCGGCATCGCCCATTTCGCGGTAAAGTTCTTCACCTTCGCGGCAACGTTCCCCGATACCGCAAAAGATACTGATACCGCTATGCGCTCCGACCATGTTATTGATCAATTCGGTGATAAGAACGGTTTTGCCCACCCCCGCACCTCCGAAGAGTCCGGCCTTTCCACCCTTTTCAAGAGGCATAAGCAGGTCAATCACCTTGATTCCGGTGGTGAAAATTTCCTCTGAGACTACACGCCGGGAAAGCTCGATGGGCTGATTGTGGATAGACCTGAATTCAACATCGCTTGGCAGGTCTTTACCGTCTACCGGATCACCGAAAACATTAAGAACCCTGCCCAACAAATCCTCTCCCACGGGAGTACGCAGGGTTTCGCCGTTGCAATGAACAACATCCCCACGAGCCAGCCCTCCGGTGGGAGTCATGGCAATAGCGCGAACTGAATTCATATCCAGATGGTCAGCCACCTCAAGCGTGACAGATTTCTCTCCAGCTGAATACATAACTGAAAGCAAAGGGGGGATTTCTTCAGGGAAACGCACATCAACCACGGATCCCCGAACAGAGACAACTTCGCCCGAAAATTTGTGTTCCATAATTTCACCGCCGCAACTTGAATCAGATCCTGCACGCTAAGGTTTTCTTATTCTGCTTATAGAATACGGAAACGGAAAGTTTAGTAAAGCCTTTTTGAATTAAGTTTGTTTTTTCACAGAAGTAAGTGCTCCATTCTAATAACAGCGTGATCTCCGGTTGACTTCCATATATTAAAGAGTAGCCTGTCCCCGTCACGAAAACATTTTCTGGAGTTATCCAAATGATTATAAAGAATAAAAAACAAATCGACCTCATGCGCGAAGCAGGTATCCTGCTCTACAAGGCCCACATGGTGGCTAAAGAAATGTGCGAAGCCGGCACATCCACCGAAGTAATCAACGCAGAAGTGGAAAAATTCATCACTTCACACGGCGCAACTCCACTTTTTAAAGGCGTTCCGGGCAAGGTTCCCTTTCCTGCCGGCTGCTGCATGTCCATAAACGAAGCGATTGTTCACGGTATCCCCTCCGCACGTAAGCTGGAAAACGGAGACATTCTGTCCATCGATATCGGTGTACGCCTGAACGGTTGGTGCTCTGACTGCGCCGTTACCCATGCCATCGGCGAAATTGATGATGAAAAAAGACAGCTCATGGATGTAACCGAAGAATGCCTGCGCATCGCCATCAAAAGAATCAAACCGGGCGTTAAGTGGAGCAAGATTGCCAAAGAAATGTCCAAATATGCCCGTAATGCAGGCTTTTCCGTTGTAGAATCTCTGGTAGGACACGGCATTGGTGAAGGTCTGTGGGAATCTCCGCAGGTCCCCAACTATCACAGCAGACTGGTCAAAGATTTCAAGCTCAAACAGGGTCTTGTTATTGCCGTGGAACCCATGATCAATGCAGGCGTTAAAACAACCGAAACCCTGAAGGATCACTGGACCATCGTCACTAAAGACGGCAAGCCCTCCGCCCACTTCGAACACACTATCGCAGTAACTGCCAATGGAGCACAGGTCCTTACCTGCGGTGAAAACGGTGAAGGCTGGGCTCTGTAAAACTTTATGAGCGCACCACGCACTCCTTTAGATGTCCTGCGCCAAACCTACGGATATGAATCATTCCGTGGGCTGCAGGAGGACGTCATCAACCGCATCATGAGCGGCGGCAATGCCGTTGTTTTTATGCCCACCGGAGGCGGTAAATCCGCCTGTTACCAGATTCCGGCCATCCTTCGGCCGGGGGTGGGTATTGTCATTTCCCCGCTCATCGCCCTGATGCGCGATCAGGTAGCAGCCCTGCAACAGATGGGAGTGCGTGCTGCCTGCCTGAATTCATCGGTACAGCCCTCCGAGGCCAACCATATCATCCATGAACTGCATAGCGGAAACATGGATCTGCTTTATGTGGCCCCTGAGCGGCTGGCCCAGCCCGGATTCATGGACATGCTTTCGGGTATCAAGATCAGCCTGATCGCCATTGACGAGGCTCACTGCGTAGCCCAATGGGGACACGATTTCCGTCCCGATTACCTGCGGCTTTCCGTATTTGCGGAAATGTTTCCCAGCGTGCCGCGCCTGGCACTGACGGCCACAGCCGACGGCCCGACCCGCAATGAAATCCTCTACCGCTTATCCTTCAGCAACGAGGATATTTTTGCCACCGGATTCGACCGTCCGAACATACGCTATACCGTAATCCCCAAGGATCAGGAAAAACGGCAATTGCTCAATTTCATCAAAAACGAGCACTTTGCTGAATGCGGCATTGTCTACCGCATGAGCCGCAAAAAAGTGGAATCCACCGCCGAATGGCTTTGCAAACAAGGTATTAACGCCCTGCCATACCACGCGGGACTGGACGCTCAAACCCGTGAATCCAACCAAGCCCGATTCATGTCCGAAGACGGCGTTGTCATGGTTGCGACCATTGCTTTCGGCATGGGTATCGACAAACCGGACGTGCGCTACGTAGCCCATCTGGATCTGCCAAAAACCATCGAAGCCTACTATCAGGAAACAGGCCGTGCCGGACGTGACGGATTGCCAGCGGAAGCATGGATGTCCGTAGGAATTCAGGATATCGGATTCCTGAAACGAATGATCATGTCCGGGAACAGCCCGGATGACCGTAAAGCCTTGGAACTGCGCAAGCTCAACGCCCTGCTCGCGTACTGCGAATCACCGGGATGCCTGCGCCAATCCCTGCTTTCCTACTTCGGTGAAGAACTTGAAGAGCCGTGCGGAAACTGTTTTACCTGCATCAACCCGCCATCGATATTTGACGGAACCATTCCGGCTCAAAAGGCCCTTTCAAATATTTACCGCACCGAGCAGCTTTTCGGAGCCAACTACCTGATCGATATTTTACTGGGCAAAGAAAACAAACGCATCAGCACCCAAGGGCATAACAGCTTAAGTACATACGGTATCGGCAAGGAATTTAATTCGGATGAATGGCTTTCCATCCACCGCCAGCTTGTTTCACAAGGGCTGGTGGATGTTGATATGGAAGGCTACGGATCTCTGAAACTAAACGCTAAAAGCTGGGAAGTTCTGCGCAAGGAACGGACTGTAGCCCTGCGCAAAGACCCGGTACTTGCCAAAAGCAAAACCCGCCGAGCCCGTAAAAAGCTGGTCATCGGGGATTCGAACAGCCCTTCCCTTTCCACTCCGGAAGCACATGAACTTCTGGAATCGCTGCGTTCCCTGCGCAACACACTCGCTCAGGAACAACATGTTCCGGCATATGCAATTTTTGCAGATAAGACCCTGCTAGAACTTGGTTGCTACCGCCCACAAACCACAGGAGAACTCTATGCGGTTAGTGGTTTGGGTGATCAGAAAATATTCCGCTATGGAGCAGCCATAATTGAAGTGCTGATGGACCATCAAGAGAAACATGGAAGACCCGAGGATCTTTTCCCCATCCCGGAAGATAAGATAAAAGAAGTCCCTACTTCAACCCCCAAGAAAGAAGGACCGACTGTTTCAGCTTCCGCTCTGGAAACCCTTGAACTGTTTGAAGAGCTTATGGACATCGAAAAAGTTGCAGAATCCCGCAACATTAAGCCCGCAACAATTTACGCTCACCTGACGTCCTGCATTGGAGCCGGAAAAGTAGACGTAAGCGACATTCTGGATTTCGATGCATCGGAACTTGAATGTCTGCGAGACACTTTATCCTTTTATAAAGAAGAGGGATTTCTGCAACTAAGCCCGGTATTCAATGGACTTTGCGGCAACTATTCATTTGAAATCCTGCGTATGGTCCGCGCCAGCAAATAATTATTTATCAACTTCAGAACAATACATTTGACCTTGTTCGTAAAAAATGAATATTATCATACTATTCATTGTAATCCATGAACATTTTTTAAGTGCAGGTTCTGAATGAAACAGCTTTTCAGCACAATCATCCTTCTTATTTCACTATTTGTATGTATACCACAGGCAGATGCAATTATTAGAGTCAACATATATGGAGATGATGCATATGCTCCTTATTGCTTCATTAACAATGGGACTTATGACGGGATATATGTACGTATTTTAAAGAAGGCATTTAGCAAGATGGAAGGGTATCAAATCAAAATCGTGCCTGTTCCGTATAAACGTTTGCTGCTGGGACTCGAACACGGTAAATTTTTTGCAGCCTTCCCACCTTACCAATGGCCCCAAAAAAGACCGTGGATAGACACCTACTCTACCCCGATACTAGAAGAAGACTATTCTATTTTCTGC contains the following coding sequences:
- a CDS encoding F0F1 ATP synthase subunit alpha, giving the protein MGFLEKNIDQALNAHEKGRENMEYSPDSREVGRVLSVARGVAQVQGLGSVRSEELITLGNDVPGMALDLLPDSIGIALLGANTGLRAGDEAVPSGTVLSVPVGDALIGRIVDPLGNPLDGGPAPETFETRVVESEAPPILMRAPVDTPMASGIKVIDTLIPIGRGQRELILGDRQTGKTAIALDIILNQKKGDVVCVYCAIGQRSTSVARVIDTLRNHGAMAYTFVVVVEGDAPSGMQYIAPYAATSMAEYFMEQGKDVLIIYDDLTRHAQAYRQLSLLMRRPPGREAFPGDIFYIHSRLLERSTRLKPEHGGGTLTALPIVETEAQNISAYIPTNLISITDGQIYLSPVLFQKGMLPAIDVGKSVSRVGGRAQPKAYRKVSGDLRLTYSQFQELEAFARFGTRLDQDTRNRIEHGLRVRELLKQDRFSPLSAAQQVVILWTVSLGLLDDVPLEQIAEVQEFLLSRMEESFEPMERLVQADTKDEIWDELEKTVTHHMQKWREAHAAA
- a CDS encoding ATPase — encoded protein: MLLDWFTIFAQVLNFFVLIALLRLFLYKPIVGAMQERKEHVAQETLALREARAESQSLNMELRRKREDLDNREAEVMAEIHAEAERLREQAMDSARGEVETMRREWLAALEREKESVALNLRKKLIHEVSATAARIVQDLSGSDLEQLILSGFMQRIDDEARGVDCGNSEILIRTGFEHTELQEQNLKKLLDELFPSKNERIFTTDPRLGLGIELIAGDRKWEWNLSSYVTELENKILTEINS
- a CDS encoding F0F1 ATP synthase subunit C, which gives rise to METLGWIAFGSIIAAGLCMGIGAIGPAIGEGMALSRALSSIAQQPDETNTIVKFLFVGMAMVESTAIYCFVLAMILLFANPFWSYFLEKAGG
- a CDS encoding F0F1 ATP synthase subunit A, with translation MEISPDHIIYFSFGFFKLNATIVYTWLVMVLLAGFSWFVTRKVTSSATISSQQNLLEVLVAGLLSQIKDATNQQPEKFLPLLGTLFIFILVSNLLSAVPGFKPPTGSLSTTTAFSLIVFFAVPYYGIKENGLFNYLKSYVQPSPFMLPFNIIGEVSRTFALAVRLFGNILSGTMMGAILLVIMPLFVPVIMQMLGLLIGVVQAYIFTVLAAVFIAAGLEVHG
- a CDS encoding ATP synthase subunit I, with the protein product MIISSIMITVAAFGIGLLLSAIHFGGLWLTVRMLPRCERPRMFFWSSYLGRYGITLWGFAQVMSYGGGPFVSSFLGFYLLRTYLLANQCGMGMLDVVKMKRTEWK
- a CDS encoding AtpZ/AtpI family protein; this encodes MIKREPDERKPDGFGRTVGSKEQRKIRAGQKGTVGAWSAFGAMGAVGWLVALPVVLGSLLGVWLDSRWPGKVNWTMAMLGAGLGIGCLFAGIWMNREKNKIIKERDDWEQQDIKSKDVEDDHQ
- the atpD gene encoding F0F1 ATP synthase subunit beta; translated protein: MEHKFSGEVVSVRGSVVDVRFPEEIPPLLSVMYSAGEKSVTLEVADHLDMNSVRAIAMTPTGGLARGDVVHCNGETLRTPVGEDLLGRVLNVFGDPVDGKDLPSDVEFRSIHNQPIELSRRVVSEEIFTTGIKVIDLLMPLEKGGKAGLFGGAGVGKTVLITELINNMVGAHSGISIFCGIGERCREGEELYREMGDAGVLDNTVMVFGQMNEPPGARFRTGHTAMTIAEYFRDDQGKDVLLLIDNIFRFIQAGMELSGLLGRLPSRMGYQPTLGSDLAELQERISSSSSGAITSIQAVYVPADDLTDPAATHTFSHLSSSIVLSRKRAGEGFYPAVDPLESRSMMLSPAIVGQRHYDVAREVRRTLAQYEDLKDIIAMLGLEELSREDRKIVSRARRLERFMTQPFNTTKHFTGMDGRIVSLEDTVLGCERILNDEFPDASERDFYMIGSIEEVGK
- the map gene encoding type I methionyl aminopeptidase, which encodes MIIKNKKQIDLMREAGILLYKAHMVAKEMCEAGTSTEVINAEVEKFITSHGATPLFKGVPGKVPFPAGCCMSINEAIVHGIPSARKLENGDILSIDIGVRLNGWCSDCAVTHAIGEIDDEKRQLMDVTEECLRIAIKRIKPGVKWSKIAKEMSKYARNAGFSVVESLVGHGIGEGLWESPQVPNYHSRLVKDFKLKQGLVIAVEPMINAGVKTTETLKDHWTIVTKDGKPSAHFEHTIAVTANGAQVLTCGENGEGWAL
- the recQ gene encoding DNA helicase RecQ, with the translated sequence MSAPRTPLDVLRQTYGYESFRGLQEDVINRIMSGGNAVVFMPTGGGKSACYQIPAILRPGVGIVISPLIALMRDQVAALQQMGVRAACLNSSVQPSEANHIIHELHSGNMDLLYVAPERLAQPGFMDMLSGIKISLIAIDEAHCVAQWGHDFRPDYLRLSVFAEMFPSVPRLALTATADGPTRNEILYRLSFSNEDIFATGFDRPNIRYTVIPKDQEKRQLLNFIKNEHFAECGIVYRMSRKKVESTAEWLCKQGINALPYHAGLDAQTRESNQARFMSEDGVVMVATIAFGMGIDKPDVRYVAHLDLPKTIEAYYQETGRAGRDGLPAEAWMSVGIQDIGFLKRMIMSGNSPDDRKALELRKLNALLAYCESPGCLRQSLLSYFGEELEEPCGNCFTCINPPSIFDGTIPAQKALSNIYRTEQLFGANYLIDILLGKENKRISTQGHNSLSTYGIGKEFNSDEWLSIHRQLVSQGLVDVDMEGYGSLKLNAKSWEVLRKERTVALRKDPVLAKSKTRRARKKLVIGDSNSPSLSTPEAHELLESLRSLRNTLAQEQHVPAYAIFADKTLLELGCYRPQTTGELYAVSGLGDQKIFRYGAAIIEVLMDHQEKHGRPEDLFPIPEDKIKEVPTSTPKKEGPTVSASALETLELFEELMDIEKVAESRNIKPATIYAHLTSCIGAGKVDVSDILDFDASELECLRDTLSFYKEEGFLQLSPVFNGLCGNYSFEILRMVRASK